A window from Culex pipiens pallens isolate TS chromosome 3, TS_CPP_V2, whole genome shotgun sequence encodes these proteins:
- the LOC120426141 gene encoding transmembrane emp24 domain-containing protein 1: MKITVNWLLSVLFATLLPGILCLQKEMTIIIAPGGKDCFHENGLAGQMVDLEYQVIDGSHGDLDISFDLTDSSGRLIFADYKKSDNIHRYKLPQDTELTFCFNNEFSRMNSKTVFFEIIIEREDEDAGWSNFDILEGLSPEEFYDMKVQDIEDIIKRVRNNLTKARQFQDMLRSHEARDRNMAEENYFKVNAWSFFQIIIMLGVGFCQVVMVKSLFDTESKAHKLWSKM, from the exons atgaaaataacg GTGAATTGGCTACTTTCGGTGCTTTTTGCGACACTTTTGCCGGGCATTCTCTGTTTGCAGAAGGAGATGACCATAATCATTGCTCCCGGGGGGAAGGATTGCTTCCACGAAAATGGCCTCGctggtcagatggtggatctgGAGTATCAGGTTATTGACGGGTCGCACGGCGATTTGGACATCAGCTTTGATTTGACGGACTCGTCCGGGCGGTTGATATTTGCCGATTACAAAAAGTCCGACAACATCCACCGGTACAAGCTGCCCCAGGACACGGAACTGACGTTCTGCTTCAACAACGAGTTCAGCCGGATGAACAGCAAGACGGTCTTTTTCGAAATTATAATCGAACGCGAAGACGAGGACGCCGGATGGAGCAATTTCGACATCCTTGAAGGGCTTAGCCCAGAGGAATTTTACGACATGAAGGTGCAGGACATTGAGGATATTATAAAG CGCGTTCGCAACAATCTGACCAAGGCGCGCCAGTTCCAGGACATGCTGCGGTCGCACGAGGCCCGCGATCGAAACATGGCCGAGGAAAACTACTTCAAGGTGAACGCGTGGTCCTTTTTCCAGATCATCATAATGCTCGGCGTTGGCTTCTGCCAGGTCGTGATGGTGAAAAGCCTCTTCGACACGGAATCAAAAGCGCACAAACTGTGGAGCAAAATGTAA